Part of the Candidatus Eisenbacteria bacterium genome is shown below.
GTCCCGTGTGTCGTTGGTGGGTCGAAACCGCCGCTGTACGTTCGCGAAGCCTCACTCGTGCGCGCGATGCCGCTCGGGAGCTTCTCAGTTGTGAGGCGTGGCATGGGTCTCAGCATTCCGAATCGCGGCTCGCGACCAAGGCTGTCGACCATCAGGAGTCCGCTGGGCGCCCACCGCCTGATCTTCGCGTCCGCGCTATCGCTCTGGTAGGTCAGCAGTCCGTTCGTGCCGATCACGCGATGCTGCCTGCTGCCGTCGAACAGGTCGGTCACCGAGAACTTGCTGACCCGCGCCATTCCGGTTGTGCGCGTTACCTCCCGCGTGGTGCCTGAGAATACCGTGCTGAGAGCCTGACTTCCGCCCGCCGGATCGGCCTCAGAATCAAGTCGACCGTCCTCCGCGTTGAACGAATACGTGTGCTCCCGGTCCAGCGCATCCTTCGCCTTTGTTAGGAGGCCATTTGTTCCAAAGGTCAGTGTGAAGGGTTCGCCTGCCGGATTCGTCACTGTCTTGAGGAACCCGTTCTCAAGAGTGAGGTCGGTTTCCTGCCCGAAGGGTCCCGTGATCATCGTGGGAACGCCACTTGATCGCGTAACCGTCGTCGCATCGCCGTTCATGTCGTGGATGGAACTCAACCGACCGCCTCCGTCATAGGCAAAGCGGTATCGAACGGCGCCCGTTAGCGCGTCACGCGTCCGAAGATGACGGCCATTGAGACTGAAAAAGTAGATCTCAGATCCGTCTTCACTCGTGACACTGAACTCGTCAATGCTTTCCCCGCGCTCGGAGGCACCGATTCGCCGCACTCCGCCTTGTGCGAGAAAGAGACTGCCGTCGGGCGCGCTCGCGATTCCGTACGAGACGGCCAAGTGCGCCCCAAGCGCCGGAATGCCGTCGGCAAGGTACTCCGACGCGCCCGGTCCGCCGCCCGCGATTACAGTCAGCGTTCCATCCGGATCCAGTCGGTGTACTCGCTTGATGAGGGTCGGGTTGTCGGGGCCGGAGGCGATGTAGACCGCACCGTCCGGAGCCGCTACTAGGTCGTAGGGCCAAAACGACGAAGTCACATTGTCTAGTAGCGTGACCATGGAGCCGTCGGGCGCAACCTTGCGCACTCGGAGACTTCCCGCCTCCGCGATGAACAGATTGCCCGCTGCATCGCACGCCAATCCACTGGGGGCGCCAATCGCGGTGGAGTCCGCTCGGCCGCTGGTTGCGGTGCTTGCCTCAACGCCGGTGCCTGCATATCTGTCGATGTACCCGTCGGGCCCGATCCTCCGAACGGAGTAAGTCTCGCGGTCGCCCACAAAGATGCTGCCATCTGGCCCGATCGCGATGGCGCTCGGCACGCTGAACCCGCATGTGTCGGCTCGCCCTCCATCGCCATAGTTCACACCCGCGTGGCGTGTACCATCGCCAGCGATGCTGCGCACATAGCCGTCTGTCCCAATGCGTATCACTCGCTGGCAGTTGTTGGAAGCCTCGGTGTCCATAACAAAATAGACACTGCCGTCCCGCGCAACCGTCAATTGACGCGCGCCGGTCAAATACGTATCGGTGCCGAGCACGCCGTCGCTGTATGAGCCCGACGTTGACTTGCCAGCGATAATGGCAATGAACACACCCTTGCTGGACCACTTCACGATCGCGTTGCCGGACGACGTGTAGATTGCCCCGTCTGGGCCAATGGCGACATCATTGGCGTTGATGGACGTCCCCGGAATGACCGTAGTAATGACGGGGTAGGTGCGCTCGCCAAGATCCACACGACCATCGCCATAGTAGAGAGTGCCGCGACCAGTGACGTCATAGAAGTGATGCGGACTGATCGTCCATCCGCCGAGCCCCGCCGAACCCGCTCCTGGGGCCCCCAGACTCACTCGTCGCCTGCTCCAGCTTATCCACCGCTCTGAGCGATCGCCGCTTGCGAGCCCCAAGAACGCACCCCGAGCCCCCGCCGCATTGAACGACGGCCCGCCTCGACCACCAGCGCCGGCGCGCCAGTTTGGAGCAGATCGATACCCGACAGCGACGAGTGCTTCGATTGCGCCCTGCACTAGGCGACCAAATACGTCGCGTCCGTCCCATTTGATTTCAGCGATCTTGTTTTTCAGGGTTGACGCATTGCCGGTGAAGCTCTGCTCGAGGCGCTGGCCGGCGACTTCAAGACGCGTGATGATTTGCGAGACATTCGGAGGCACCGAGTCGCCACTGACCTGAATTCTGAGCGTCCTCATGGCGACGTCGCCGGGCATGCGAAAGCTACGATAGTGCAAGCTGTACGGCGTGCCGACGATCGGTACCTCCTCACCTAGAACGCGGTTCTCAACTTCGATGACACACCCATGGCACAGGCTCGGATTCTCAGCAAGCTCCATGGGTTGTCCCGCCCGGCCGGCGGCAAAGGACTGTTGCGCGGCGGCCTGATCGACGTTCACATTGTCATCGGGCGTGCTGAAGTGATCGTGCACAGCTCGCCAGAGCGTGTCGCCGACGGCGAATTCCTGGGCGAGCACGATCAGTTCGTCGGCGCTGATTCCAAGCGAATCAAGTCTACCGGATCCGTCGGCCAGGCCGTTTCCGTCGCTATCGATCGTCGCGCTGCCACCTGATGTCGAGAGAATCGCCAAGACATAAGCATCCTTGCCCGCCTTCCACTGGCCTGACCAAGGGTCGTATGTCCCGACTGGGACTGCTGTACCGACAGGGAAGTGCAGAAAATTGCGGACATATCGGCTCACTGGCTTTGAAAAGACCACGCCTGGCTCGGGTTCGCCAGGGATCCACAAGGTGTCGGACTCATCGAGGCGAAGGTCGACGCAATACGTGTAGGCCGTCGTCGGGGGAAGTGCGCCTGGCATGGCGTTCTCCCCGTCCGCGCCGACCGTGTATTCCGTGATCCGCACTCCGACCTTGGTATTACTCAGCGTGACCGTATCGCCCGGAGCTCGGCCAATCTTGACCGTGGTCCCGGCCTGAAAGAACAAGCGCACGTTGCGATCGCCATTCGCGTCCGTCTTGAAGCGACTGCGAACCATCTGGTTGAGAGCGAGATTCACCTCTGATCGGACGGCAGTGCGACCGATGAGCGCCACTGTGTCGAGAATGGCGTACTCATTCCATCCAGGCGTCACGGAGCGCTGACTCTCGAGATGGCCATCGCGGTTGAACCGAACGGTGAGTTGCCCACCACCGTTCACAAGCATGTCGAAGCGGCCATTCCCGCGTGTCTTCGTCATCCCATATTCAGGGTGACCGAGGATGCGAACGTTTACGTTTGCGAGTGGCCCGAAGTCGCGACTCTTTACGTAACCGTGCAGGACCGCCATCCTTTCAGGATCGAGGACGGTCGTATCGATGTCGGTCTGGAGCGGAGGCGAGGCGGCGTAGAGGAATCGCACCTGATCCTTGAAGGAACTGACGATGGTGGGGTCGAGCGCCGAAGGAGCGACCCCCATGGTATCCGCCTCAACCGTGAGTTTGCGGAAGACCATCCACGTAAGTTGGGTCTTGTTGCCCGCGGCGTCTCGTGCGCGGATCGTGATGCGGTTCGAACCGAGGTCGAGCAGCACCGTATCGGCGAATGATCCACCAAACCCGGTGCCGACTGTGTCGTCCTCGATCGTGACGACGGTTCTCGTTGTGTCTGGCCCCCACGTACCCGAAACGGGGAAAAGCGAATCGGTGACCGTTTGCGCGGTCGGAAACGGGCTCGCAACCGTAAGCGCGGGCGCCTGAGTATCGCGCCACACAGTTCGAGTCGTCGCAGTCGACAAACTCGCGCTGTTCAACGTCGTGATCGTCAGTGGGTACTTGCCATCGCTCGCCATCGGGACGATGTCAGTCAACGTGTCCGGGGCTACGAACGCCGGGCGACTGTTGACTCTCATGGTTCCATACGTCTCATCCGTTACGACCGCAGAGACTTCGATCTGCGAAGCGGTCGTCACCAACGAGTCGACAGGCCCGAGCCACGTCACGATCGGAGCGGTGTTATCCGTTACGCGGAACCGCACGCTGTCGAGATAAGTGCCGGAACCGCTCTGGTTGTAGAAGTCGATCCGATTGGTGTCAGCGAGCGTCACCGTCTTAGTCACGGTCGCTACGCCCGTGCCCAAGTCCGCGGCCGACATCACCTGCGTGCCGTTGATTGACAGCGTCGCATTGCTCACGCGGTTCGAGCCGTCGGGACCACCGTTGTATAGCCGCACTTGGTAGGGCGATGTGCCGGTGGCGAGGTTGAACGTGTCGAGCTGGTGCACCGACGAACCCGGCTTGGTGTAGCGCTTGGGTCCAAACACCACGTAGGTCGGATCGTTGACTCGCACGATCCGGAAGTGGACGAATGTGCCACTCGTGCCTTTGAGCATGACCGTGATCGTGTTCTCACCCGTGACCGGCTCGAAGATACGGGTGATGCTCGGGGTGCTGGTACCGCACTCACTTGAGCCCACGAACTCGCGCCCTTGAATGTCGACGATCACCTGGCTCACCCGGTTGGTGCCGTTGGTGTTGCCGTTGGTGAAGTCGATCAGGTACCGATGACCACGGATTGAGTCAGGGGTGAACGCATCCTCGAACACCGTCCAGGTCGAGGACCCGCCAGTCTTGGTGTACTTGGTGACCGCGAACACCACCACGGTGTCGAGCGACAGAATGCTCTGGAGTTCGGGGTGACGATCGCCGGACTGACCGTTGCTTGGCAGTTCGGCCTTGGGGGTTTCGTGCGGGGCCTGGCGCCCCGCAGCGCCGCGTAGCACATCGAGCACGCTCCGCTTTGCGGCGTCAGCGCCGAGTGGCGCGCCACCATTGCCCGCGAGCCCCATGAGCACCAGAGCAGCCAGTAGCGCCGAAGCAGCAACCCGGCGAACGACTCGCGGCGACTGTCGTGGCGGAGGAATTCGCATTGGCACGTCGTGATCGGTTGTCGTGGACTCGGGTTCCTTGCTCATCGGACCAGCACCACTTTGCGAGAGAGGGTGCGTGAGCCCTGGGTAAGTCTCACGAAGTAGACACCGGTGCGCGTGCCACTGGCCGGGCGGATCTCGGCCGAGCGCTGCCCCGGGAGGTACTCGGCCAGCGTCCGGCTTGCCACCCGTCGGCCGGCCACATCAATCAGTTCGAGGCGAGGCGCAGGGCCGCGAGGCAAGGCGAACTCGATCCGAATCACGTCCGATCCGGGTGGACTCCAAGCGCGTTGAAGTGCCAGTTCAAGCGGCGTGACCGGCACCTGCACGCGAATCGGCGTGAGGAACCGCTCCTCCTCGCCGATTGAGACCGACAGGCTGTAGCCGACCTCTCGACCTTCGGGTGCTTGCGCATCCTCCATCGCAATCTGACCACGGCCGTCGGGGATGAGCGTTGCGAGTTCTCGCAGTTCGCCCCCCTCTTCGATCCGGTAGGCGCGATAGGTCGCTGGGGTCTTGCGGTCAACGCTCCAGGTGAAGCGCACCCGACCGGGATCGATCGAAGTCTCGATCAACTGGGGCCGTATGACGCTTTGACCGGCGAGCAACAGCGAACCGCCGGCGGGCTGGTTCGCGGTATCGACCCAGGTGACGATCGCGCCGCCATTTCCATCGGGCGCGAGAGCCGGAGCAAACTGTTCGCCTGAGGCCACGCACACCGCGAACCCCTGCTCGGGCCAGCTAGCATGACGACTTCCCGCGGCCGCCACTCGTTGGGCAAAGATGTCGCCGTCGTCGTCGAGTCGGCGGTCAACCCAGGCGACTGTGGCACCACCGTCGCCGTCGGCAAGGATTGCTGGCGCGTCGAAGCCGACGGGGCCCGCACAGAGCGCCGCCCCGTTGGCTGGCCAGCCAGGCGCTACGGCCGCGCCTGCAATCAGCCGCACGAGACGAACGGATTCGTTACCAGCGCCACGCTCGCTCCACCCAATGAGCGCGCCCGCGCCGTCAGCGAGCATCGTCGGCGGGCCAACCATTGTGCCAGTGGCGAGCAATCGTGGGCTCTCAAGCGCGTGCAGCGGTGGCTGACTCACATTCACCGTCGCGGCCAGCAGTCGTGCCGCTTCAAGACTTTCCTCACGCCACACGAGCAACAGCTCATCGTTGGCGAGTCGAAGCGTCCTGAGGAGGGTCACTTGGAACTCAGGTGCGCCAACCACTAGTTCTGCACCCTCGGCTGGCCAAGCCCCATCGCGCGTGCCACTGGCCGAAACGCGCTGTGCCCGCACTCCGAGCCGGCGTCCAGAGCGTTCGAGCCACACGAGCACCGCTCCGCCCGTGCCGTCCGACATGATCTGCGGATGTGCCTGCTCCGACCCACTCTCCGAAACGCGCAAGCCACCCGCGGGCCACTCCTGAGTCAGGGTTCCGGCGCCAGTCAGCCGAGTGACGTAGATGGCGCTCGTTTGCGCCCCGCGATGCTCCTGCCAAGCGACGAACACCCCGCCCGCTCCATCGCTGCACAGAGACGGATACTCACGCGCGCCAGCGAAGTCTGCGACTGAAGTCGCGTCGATGCTCCAGCCCTCGGCGACGGATCCGCCACTCGTCAGGCGCTGGACGAGGACGTCGGGCTCGCTTCGGCGCGAGGCCGTCCATGCCACGAAGATGCCGCCGTTGCCATCGGACACGGCGTGACGCGCAAGGCCATGTGGGGAGCCCGTGCAGTCCCGCGTCGAGTCCGGCACCCAGGCGGAGTCGAGCATCGCCGAGCCGAGGATCCGCTGAGCACGCACTTCGAACGGTGTGCCGGTGCGTAGATCGGTGCAGTTGGCGGGCTTGCCGCGACTACTCGTATCG
Proteins encoded:
- a CDS encoding T9SS type A sorting domain-containing protein; translation: MVGAPEFQVTLLRTLRLANDELLLVWREESLEAARLLAATVNVSQPPLHALESPRLLATGTMVGPPTMLADGAGALIGWSERGAGNESVRLVRLIAGAAVAPGWPANGAALCAGPVGFDAPAILADGDGGATVAWVDRRLDDDGDIFAQRVAAAGSRHASWPEQGFAVCVASGEQFAPALAPDGNGGAIVTWVDTANQPAGGSLLLAGQSVIRPQLIETSIDPGRVRFTWSVDRKTPATYRAYRIEEGGELRELATLIPDGRGQIAMEDAQAPEGREVGYSLSVSIGEEERFLTPIRVQVPVTPLELALQRAWSPPGSDVIRIEFALPRGPAPRLELIDVAGRRVASRTLAEYLPGQRSAEIRPASGTRTGVYFVRLTQGSRTLSRKVVLVR
- a CDS encoding DUF4157 domain-containing protein; this translates as MSKEPESTTTDHDVPMRIPPPRQSPRVVRRVAASALLAALVLMGLAGNGGAPLGADAAKRSVLDVLRGAAGRQAPHETPKAELPSNGQSGDRHPELQSILSLDTVVVFAVTKYTKTGGSSTWTVFEDAFTPDSIRGHRYLIDFTNGNTNGTNRVSQVIVDIQGREFVGSSECGTSTPSITRIFEPVTGENTITVMLKGTSGTFVHFRIVRVNDPTYVVFGPKRYTKPGSSVHQLDTFNLATGTSPYQVRLYNGGPDGSNRVSNATLSINGTQVMSAADLGTGVATVTKTVTLADTNRIDFYNQSGSGTYLDSVRFRVTDNTAPIVTWLGPVDSLVTTASQIEVSAVVTDETYGTMRVNSRPAFVAPDTLTDIVPMASDGKYPLTITTLNSASLSTATTRTVWRDTQAPALTVASPFPTAQTVTDSLFPVSGTWGPDTTRTVVTIEDDTVGTGFGGSFADTVLLDLGSNRITIRARDAAGNKTQLTWMVFRKLTVEADTMGVAPSALDPTIVSSFKDQVRFLYAASPPLQTDIDTTVLDPERMAVLHGYVKSRDFGPLANVNVRILGHPEYGMTKTRGNGRFDMLVNGGGQLTVRFNRDGHLESQRSVTPGWNEYAILDTVALIGRTAVRSEVNLALNQMVRSRFKTDANGDRNVRLFFQAGTTVKIGRAPGDTVTLSNTKVGVRITEYTVGADGENAMPGALPPTTAYTYCVDLRLDESDTLWIPGEPEPGVVFSKPVSRYVRNFLHFPVGTAVPVGTYDPWSGQWKAGKDAYVLAILSTSGGSATIDSDGNGLADGSGRLDSLGISADELIVLAQEFAVGDTLWRAVHDHFSTPDDNVNVDQAAAQQSFAAGRAGQPMELAENPSLCHGCVIEVENRVLGEEVPIVGTPYSLHYRSFRMPGDVAMRTLRIQVSGDSVPPNVSQIITRLEVAGQRLEQSFTGNASTLKNKIAEIKWDGRDVFGRLVQGAIEALVAVGYRSAPNWRAGAGGRGGPSFNAAGARGAFLGLASGDRSERWISWSRRRVSLGAPGAGSAGLGGWTISPHHFYDVTGRGTLYYGDGRVDLGERTYPVITTVIPGTSINANDVAIGPDGAIYTSSGNAIVKWSSKGVFIAIIAGKSTSGSYSDGVLGTDTYLTGARQLTVARDGSVYFVMDTEASNNCQRVIRIGTDGYVRSIAGDGTRHAGVNYGDGGRADTCGFSVPSAIAIGPDGSIFVGDRETYSVRRIGPDGYIDRYAGTGVEASTATSGRADSTAIGAPSGLACDAAGNLFIAEAGSLRVRKVAPDGSMVTLLDNVTSSFWPYDLVAAPDGAVYIASGPDNPTLIKRVHRLDPDGTLTVIAGGGPGASEYLADGIPALGAHLAVSYGIASAPDGSLFLAQGGVRRIGASERGESIDEFSVTSEDGSEIYFFSLNGRHLRTRDALTGAVRYRFAYDGGGRLSSIHDMNGDATTVTRSSGVPTMITGPFGQETDLTLENGFLKTVTNPAGEPFTLTFGTNGLLTKAKDALDREHTYSFNAEDGRLDSEADPAGGSQALSTVFSGTTREVTRTTGMARVSKFSVTDLFDGSRQHRVIGTNGLLTYQSDSADAKIRRWAPSGLLMVDSLGREPRFGMLRPMPRLTTEKLPSGIARTSEASRTYSGGFDPPTTHGTVSSSFEINDRTAATTEFNSSTRELTLTSAEGRTATATVDSAGRPLMVTIPGLEPITFKYDQRGRDSVIAQAGRGVRFSYDASGRLSVLRDTLGRMTTFGYDNADRLTSQTMPGGRSIAFDYDAVGNLTSVAPPGRPAHEFDYTAVNLTDKYRPPAAGLAASLTQYLYNSDEQVFRILRPDSSNVTLIYGSSNGRLESIAIPRGTLNLSYSSASGLLSGVTSPDGVTLAFGYDGPADTVTTWSGAVTGSVSVSLNRDFRVSSQRVNAGSPMIYGYDDDGLVTRAGPLTIARDADNGLMTGTTLASSTIASVEAYNGFGEPLVSALARGSDTLWKASYTRDGLGRITGISESVLGTTTAYVYAYSDTGFLKSVSTAGTVTELYAYDGNGNRSQFNSPGDSASALNDDDQDRQLRYKDTRYTYTASGELATSITGTDTTRFTYDPLGNLIKIRFQSTDSLNYLVDGRNRRVARKWNGVVTRKWLYQDQLEPVAELNGSDSLLVRYVYATKSHVPDLMIKGDTTYRIVSDHLGSVRLVVNATSGWIAERMDYDGYGRLITDTNPGFQCFGYAGGLWDATSGLARFGARDYDPRVGRWTRRDPVLFAAGSPNLQQYCASEPINHVDPDGLMPIPDCARGILAAYFPGFDLGSVQLFPNSHPPDGASAITLGSSVYFAPGAYDPFSSRGLALIGHEVAHTRQFQHFGVIGFMTRYTTDYLKGQLAGLGHDEAYLQIGFEREARAYERVIREGLRAEYGDRDPCPEGDCE